In Candidatus Nitrosarchaeum limnium SFB1, the following proteins share a genomic window:
- a CDS encoding transposase: MRVSPKVVTSAMQLYFTGESLRNVQKFIKLQGVNVAHSTVYEWIKKYTELMKIHLDSIVPQVGDTWRADEVYVKIKGDKRYMFALMDDETRFWIAQEVADSKFKHDARNLLRMGKESMQAVPRVFVTDGLQAYNDAFRKEYGAVKKGSPIHIRHITLKGDHNNNKMERLNGEFRDREKVMRGVKKMDSVIFDGSQIYHNYVRPHMSLDGRTPAEACGIEIKGNDKWKTLIQNSYYHKNV, translated from the coding sequence ATGAGAGTTTCCCCGAAAGTGGTTACCTCTGCTATGCAACTTTACTTTACGGGAGAATCTCTCAGAAACGTACAGAAGTTCATCAAGCTGCAAGGTGTGAATGTTGCCCATTCTACTGTCTACGAGTGGATAAAGAAGTACACAGAACTGATGAAAATCCACTTGGACAGTATAGTGCCACAAGTTGGGGATACTTGGAGAGCTGATGAGGTCTACGTGAAAATTAAAGGTGATAAGAGATACATGTTTGCCCTAATGGATGATGAAACAAGATTTTGGATAGCCCAAGAAGTTGCAGATTCCAAATTCAAACATGACGCTAGAAACCTTTTGAGAATGGGCAAGGAATCAATGCAAGCTGTACCCAGAGTCTTTGTTACTGACGGATTACAGGCATACAATGACGCTTTTAGAAAAGAATATGGTGCAGTAAAGAAAGGAAGCCCAATTCACATTAGACATATCACTTTGAAAGGTGATCATAACAATAACAAGATGGAACGTCTTAATGGAGAATTTAGGGATAGAGAGAAAGTAATGCGAGGGGTTAAGAAAATGGATTCAGTAATTTTTGATGGTAGTCAAATTTACCATAATTACGTTAGACCTCACATGTCCTTAGATGGCAGAACCCCAGCTGAAGCTTGTGGTATTGAAATTAAGGGAAATGATAAGTGGAAAACATTAATTCAAAATTCGTATTATCACAAAAATGTTTAA